The following are from one region of the Phyllostomus discolor isolate MPI-MPIP mPhyDis1 chromosome 9, mPhyDis1.pri.v3, whole genome shotgun sequence genome:
- the LOC114506227 gene encoding proteolipid protein 2-like, translating into MGDSQRGSASSCWATFTNFSSSQKGILLYTEIIFCLLILTCFRNLGLGYYALTGTEMNLAVVFLILYLTGLHTEIQCISCRWCDFFRTLSAAIIYLITSIFVLAGKETRSEIIDGTLGLIATCLFGYDAYVTSPWKQ; encoded by the coding sequence ATGGGGGATTCCCAGCGTGGCTCAGCCTCCAGCTGCTGGGCTACCTTCACCAACTTCTCAAGTAGCCAAAAGGGAATTCTTCTGTATACTGAGATTATATTCTGCTTGCTGATTCTGACCTGCTTCCGTAATTTAGGACTAGGATACTATGCCCTGACGGGGACTGAGATGAACCTTGCTGTTGTCTTCCTTATCTTGTACTTGACTGGCCTGCACACCGAGATACAATGCATCAGCTGTCGCTGGTGTGATTTCTTTCGAACCCTTTCAGCGGCAATTATCTACCTGATCACCTCCATTTTTGTCCTTGCTGGGAAAGAAACCCGCTCTGAAATTATTGATGGGACATTGGGCCTAATTGCTACCTGCCTCTTTGGCTATGATGCCTATGTCACCTCCCCCTGGAAACAGTAA